In Sorghum bicolor cultivar BTx623 chromosome 10, Sorghum_bicolor_NCBIv3, whole genome shotgun sequence, one genomic interval encodes:
- the LOC8076387 gene encoding cinnamate beta-D-glucosyltransferase: MAEEVTPHVHVLLICYPSQGHINPMLRLAKRIAAKGVLVTCSSSSVIRDDLAAASGVSAGGDGVPFGAGRIRFDFLGDPFDKTLPDLKGYLRRLETDGRLALADLLRRQAEAGRPVACVIGNPFLPWVTDVAADAGIPSAVLWVQSCAVFSIYYHFAHGLAEFPHEDDLEARFTLPGLPTLSVVDVPSFLLASHPYKVLGDTIQDQFRNMGKASWVFVNSFDELERDVVTALPSVRPRPPQLIPVGPLVELAGQDDVPLRGDLIKASDDCVGWLDAQAPRSVVYASVGSMVVLSAEVIAEMAHGLASTGRPFLWVVRPDTRPLLPEGFLDAVAGRGMVVPWSPQDRVLAHASTACFLTHCGWNSTLETVAAGVPVLAFPQWGDQCTDAKFLVDELRMGVHLRAPLRREGVREAVDAATTGPEADAMLANAKSWSAAARAAVTPGGSSDRHVQAFIDEVSRQARGRQAEAAVV; this comes from the coding sequence ATGGCTGAGGAGGTCACGCCCCACGTCCACGTCCTCCTCATCTGCTACCCGAGCCAAGGCCACATCAACCCCATGCTCCGCCTCGCCAAGCGCATCGCGGCCAAGGGCGTCCTCGTCACCTGCTCCTCGTCCTCCGTCATCCGCGACGATCTCGCCGCCGCCTCGGGGGTGTCGGCTGGCGGCGACGGCGTGCCCTTCGGCGCCGGCCGCATCCGGTTCGATTTCCTGGGCGACCCTTTCGACAAGACACTGCCGGACCTCAAAGGCTACCTGCGGCGCCTTGAGACCGACGGGCGGCTGGCTTTGGCGGACCTGCTCAGGCGCCAGGCGGAAGCAGGGCGGCCGGTGGCGTGCGTCATCGGGAACCCGTTCCTGCCGTGGGTGACCGACGTCGCGGCCGACGCTGGCATCCCCTCGGCGGTGCTGTGGGTGCAGTCGTGCGCGGTGTTCTCGATCTACTACCACTTCGCGCACGGGCTGGCGGAGTTCCCGCACGAGGACGACCTCGAAGCCCGGTTCacgctcccgggcctcccgaCGCTGTCCGTCGTCGATGTGCCGTCGTTCCTGCTCGCGTCGCACCCGTACAAGGTCCTCGGCGACACGATCCAGGACCAGTTCCGCAACATGGGCAAGGCGTCGTGGGTGTTCGTCAACTCGTTCGACGAGCTGGAACGCGATGTGGTCACCGCGCTCCCGAGCGTCAGGCCGCGCCCTCCGCAGCTGATCCCCGTCGGCCCTCTCGTCGAACTCGCTGGCCAGGACGACGTCCCGCTGCGCGGCGACCTCATCAAGGCGTCGGACGACTGCGTCGGATGGCTGGACGCGCAGGCGCCGCGCTCCGTGGTGTACGCGTCGGTCGGGAGCATGGTAgtgctctccgccgaggtgATCGCGGAGATGGCGCACGGGCTCGCGTCCACCGGCCGGCCCTTCCTATGGGTGGTGCGGCCGGACACTCGCCCTTTGCTCCCCGAGGGGTTCCTTGACGCCGTCGCCGGTCGCGGCATGGTCGTGCCGTGGAGCCCGCAGGACCGCGTGCTGGCGCACGCCTCCACGGCGTGCTTCCTGACGCACTGCGGGTGGAACTCCACGCTCGAGACGGTCGCCGCCGGTGTTCCCGTGCTGGCTTTCCCACAGTGGGGCGACCAGTGCACGGACGCCAAGTTCCTGGTCGACGAGCTTAGGATGGGCGTCCACCTCCGCGCCCCGCTGCGGCGGGAGGGTGTGCGCGAGGCTGTGGATGCAGCAACGACAGGGCCAGAGGCTGACGCCATGCTCGCCAACGCTAAGTCCTGGAGCGCGGCGGCGCGGGCCGCAGTGACGCCAGGAGGGTCGTCGGACCGGCATGTTCAGGCGTTCATCGACGAGGTCTCTCGTCAAGCACGTGGACGGCAAGCTGAAGCAGCTGTGGTTTAG